One segment of Brassica napus cultivar Da-Ae chromosome C3, Da-Ae, whole genome shotgun sequence DNA contains the following:
- the LOC106426890 gene encoding uncharacterized protein LOC106426890, translating into MKATLLPPSGVSSTQLGAWIIWNIWISRNQKIFQTRTFSPQETTLKALINAKEWQDAQISEVISKKHYPPPQIVAPIDAIICRSDAACRTGTPIAGVAWSFYHANGEIITSHSKSISFVISSFVAEGLALREAMEHAWSLGLTNMIFESDSKQLVSAVEGESNFSDLHGIVSDIISLANSFDSVSFKFRNCSNFALEDSLAKQVLGLVVPTTFN; encoded by the coding sequence ATGAAGGCTACACTGCTCCCTCCCTCAGGCGTCTCCTCGACTCAGCTAGGAGCTTGGATCATCTGGAACATCTGGATATCCAGAAATCAGAAGATCTTCCAGACTAGAACCTTCTCCCCCCAAGAGACAACCCTGAAAGCTCTGATTAATGCGAAAGAATGGCAGGACGCTCAGATATCTGAGGTCATCAGTAAGAAGCACTATCCTCCCCCACAGATTGTTGCCCCAATCGATGCGATCATATGTAGATCTGATGCGGCCTGCAGAACAGGAACCCCAATCGCCGGTGTCGCGTGGAGCTTCTACCACGCAAATGGAGAGATTATCACATCTCACAGCAAATCAATCTCCTTTGTGATTTCGTCTTTTGTGGCTGAGGGACTAGCATTGCGAGAAGCCATGGAACATGCATGGTCACTAGGATTGACGAACATGATCTTTGAATCTGATTCCAAACAGCTGGTGTCAGCAGTTGAAGGCGAATCGAACTTCTCTGATCTCCATGGAATCGTCTCCGACATTATCTCTCTAGCAAACTCTTTTGATTCTGTTTCTTTCAAATTTCGTAACTGCAGTAACTTTGCTCTAGAGGACAGTCTCGCAAAGCAAGTTCTCGGTTTAGTTGTACCAACCACATTTAATTAA
- the LOC111212807 gene encoding uncharacterized protein LOC111212807 → MDVESRRSITRLSRLILVFGHMLETKWEDWNWLQRRDTDMEKTRRCFLKGIHVDVRVVPRMAVESYLLFSIIFLSWVKRVLATFVAFLDKGNRFSDGKRIIIGSEIVLINGYKCIIVSSGLQVSSVATYWGLLLLCMKGERIIIGNITKFLELFLHEEWWCEILLGIGDFMFGFTVVAMNIFLCSFGTGSCCHSSLLINVCTVGLIMIGNKIDSPGSYSGYIMDLSRLYNQWFSVIIRTFGMDVESRGSITRLSRLCGKTGNRCFDWSSLSRWIEFSGLLTALQTLDLVSSNQLQRGDTYMEKTTRRFSKGMQVDDQVVTRVEVEFYLVFSTILLSGEKSKLAMLVVFLREEPVSEMGKKLS, encoded by the exons ATGGATGTGGAATCCAGAAGATCAATCACAAGATTATCAAG GCTTATATTGGTGTTTGGTCATATGTTGGAGACGAAGTGGGAGGATTGGAATTGG TTACAGAGAAGAGATACAGATATGGAAAAGACTAGGAGGTGTTTTTTAAAGGGGATACATGTCGATGTTAGAGTAGTTCCAAGAATGGCAGTGGAATCTTATTTACTCTTCTCCATAATTTTCTTATCATGGGTGAAACGTGTACTAGCTACGTTTGTGGCTTTTTTGGATAAAGGAAACAGATTCAGTGATGGAAAAAGGATAATTATTGGCTCTGAGATTGTGCTAATAAATGGGTACAAGTGTATTATAGTCTCTTCAGGTCTTCAGGTTTCTTCAGTAGCTACGTACTGGGGTTTATTGCTATTGTGTATGAAGGGAGAAAGGATAATTATTGGAAACATAACAAAATTTCTGGAACTCTTTCTTCACGAAGAGTGGTGGTGTGAGATTTTGTTGGGTATTGGTGATTTTATGTTTGGGTTTACAGTAGTTGCTATGAACatatttttatgttcttttGGTACGGGTTCTTGTTGTCATAGTAGTCTATTGATTAATGTATGTACTGTTGGCTTGATTATGATTGGGAATAAAATTGATTCACCTGGATCTTACTCTGGTTACATTATGGATCTTTCACGATTATACAATCAGTGGTTCAGTGTCATCATTAGGACCTTCGGAATGGATGTGGAATCCAGAGGATCAATCACAAGACTATCAAGACTTTGTGGGAAAACTGGAAATAGGTGTTTCGACTGGAGTTCATTGAGCCGCTGGATCGAATTTTCTGGCCTACTTACAGCGCTGCAAACTCTTGACTTGGTCTCATCAAATCAGTTGCAGAGAGGAGATACATATATGGAAAAGACTACGAGGCGTTTTTCAAAGGGAATGCAGGTTGATGATCAAGTAGTTACAAGAGTGGAAGtggaattttatttagttttctctACAATTTTATTATCAGGGGAGAAATCTAAACTTGCTATGCTTGTGGTTTTTTTGAGAGAGGAACCAGTTTCAGAGATGGGGAAAAAGTTATCATGA